A section of the Salinisphaera sp. T31B1 genome encodes:
- the msrA gene encoding peptide-methionine (S)-S-oxide reductase MsrA codes for MTQDNERALLAGGCFWGMQELLRDYPGVVSTRVGYTGGEVPNATYRHHGNHAEGIEIVFDPARISYRRLLEFFFQIHDPTTPNRQGNDRGPSYRSAIFYLDDEQKRVAEDTIADVEASGLWPGKVVTEVAPAGDFWEAEPEHQDYLQHYPNGYTCHFIRPGWRLPERDRAEHG; via the coding sequence ATGACGCAAGATAACGAACGCGCACTACTGGCCGGCGGCTGCTTCTGGGGGATGCAGGAATTGCTACGCGATTACCCCGGTGTCGTATCGACACGTGTCGGCTACACGGGTGGCGAAGTTCCCAATGCCACGTATCGTCATCACGGCAACCATGCCGAAGGGATCGAGATCGTGTTCGATCCGGCACGCATCAGCTATCGCCGGCTGCTGGAATTCTTTTTCCAGATTCACGATCCGACCACGCCCAATCGACAGGGCAACGACCGTGGGCCCAGCTATCGCTCGGCGATCTTCTATCTCGACGATGAGCAGAAACGCGTCGCCGAAGACACCATCGCCGATGTCGAGGCCTCCGGCCTATGGCCGGGCAAGGTGGTGACCGAAGTCGCGCCGGCCGGTGATTTCTGGGAAGCAGAGCCCGAACACCAGGATTATCTGCAGCACTATCCCAACGGCTATACCTGTCACTTCATCCGGCCCGGCTGGCGCCTGCCCGAGCGCGATCGGGCAGAACACGGTTAG
- the eat gene encoding ethanolamine permease: MGQATVDEAYLAKRQLKRGTAGWVLLAGLGVSYVISGDFAGWNFGIAEAGWGGFAIAAVLMGIMYFTLVLSLAEMSAAIPAAGGGYSFARQAMGPAGGYLTGLAVLIEYALAPAAIVIFIGAAVSELIGIDGPIVYAVFYALFIGIHLAGVGEALKVMMVISGLAVLAIVATAVALIGDFDSSRLFDMPPTDALGASSFLPLGFYGVWAALPFGMWLFLAVEGVPLAAEEAKDPARDVPRGIIGAMLFLIGTAVLVVFLLAGAAGAQAIGDSAVPLVTALQDSGSQTLATVVNVLGLAGLIASFFSIIYGYSRLVFALSRAGYLPRFLSLTSRRKAPTWALIVPGVFGFAVSLTGAGDLILSMAVVGATLSYALMAASHILLRRNRPELERPYRTPGGIVTSSIALCLSLVALTGVYAFDPRAFGYTIALFVVGAIYFFVFSRHRLVAATADEEFALLAQAESDLDEPNA, translated from the coding sequence ATGGGGCAAGCGACAGTCGATGAAGCGTATCTGGCCAAGCGCCAGCTCAAGCGCGGCACGGCCGGCTGGGTGTTGCTGGCGGGTCTGGGCGTGTCGTACGTCATCTCGGGTGATTTCGCCGGCTGGAACTTCGGCATCGCCGAGGCCGGCTGGGGCGGATTTGCGATCGCCGCGGTACTCATGGGCATCATGTACTTCACGCTGGTGCTGTCGCTGGCCGAGATGTCGGCCGCCATACCGGCCGCCGGGGGCGGCTACAGTTTCGCCCGACAGGCGATGGGCCCGGCCGGTGGCTATCTGACTGGGCTGGCGGTGCTCATCGAATACGCGTTGGCGCCGGCGGCCATCGTCATCTTCATCGGGGCCGCGGTCTCCGAGCTGATCGGCATCGACGGACCGATCGTCTACGCCGTGTTCTATGCGCTGTTCATCGGGATTCATCTGGCCGGCGTGGGCGAGGCGTTGAAGGTGATGATGGTGATCAGCGGGCTTGCGGTGCTGGCCATCGTGGCTACCGCCGTGGCGCTGATCGGTGACTTCGACAGCAGCCGCCTGTTCGACATGCCCCCGACCGACGCGCTGGGCGCATCGAGCTTTCTCCCGCTGGGTTTCTACGGCGTATGGGCGGCGCTGCCGTTCGGGATGTGGCTGTTCCTGGCGGTCGAGGGCGTGCCGCTGGCCGCCGAAGAAGCCAAGGATCCCGCGCGCGACGTGCCGCGCGGCATCATCGGTGCAATGCTGTTTCTGATCGGCACGGCCGTACTGGTCGTCTTTCTGCTGGCCGGGGCAGCCGGTGCGCAGGCGATCGGCGACAGCGCCGTGCCGCTGGTCACCGCCTTGCAGGACAGCGGTAGCCAGACCCTGGCGACTGTGGTCAACGTGCTCGGCCTGGCCGGTCTCATCGCATCGTTTTTCTCGATCATCTACGGCTACAGCCGGCTGGTGTTCGCGCTTTCGCGGGCCGGTTACCTGCCGCGTTTCCTGTCGCTGACCAGTCGGCGCAAGGCGCCGACCTGGGCGTTGATCGTGCCGGGCGTGTTCGGTTTCGCGGTTTCGCTGACCGGCGCGGGCGATCTGATTCTGAGCATGGCAGTTGTAGGGGCCACGTTGTCGTATGCGCTCATGGCGGCCAGTCATATTCTGCTGCGGCGCAACCGGCCGGAGCTTGAGCGTCCATATCGCACACCGGGGGGGATCGTGACTTCGTCGATCGCGCTGTGTCTATCGCTGGTCGCTTTGACCGGCGTGTATGCGTTCGACCCGCGTGCCTTCGGCTATACCATTGCCTTGTTCGTGGTCGGAGCGATCTATTTCTTCGTATTCAGCCGTCACCGGCTGGTCGCGGCCACAGCCGATGAGGAATTCGCCCTGCTCGCCCAGGCCGAGTCGGATCTGGACGAACCGAACGCCTGA
- the eutC gene encoding ethanolamine ammonia-lyase subunit EutC, whose translation MVDDDHGAPGSEIEPANRNDRGDGGGVIANPWRGLRAFTDARIGLGRAGISLPTRRLLEFQLAHAQAKDAVHLPLDVDALCEALDEAALAGVDDAPIRLHSRAEDRTAYLQRPDHGRRLDEASCERLASHTGQAETRRDLALVVVDGLSSLGVQNNAVPFLRVFCEALAADTNHDWHLAPLAVVEQGRVAIGDEIGSLLNADAVIVLIGERPGLSSPDSLGLYMTWNPTIGTTDAYRNCISNIRPAGLSADQASERALYLLSEARTRDLSGVELKDRSDEDVIEHDEGTGNFLIS comes from the coding sequence ATGGTTGACGATGACCATGGGGCGCCCGGTTCGGAGATAGAGCCCGCGAACCGAAATGATCGGGGCGATGGTGGCGGTGTGATCGCCAACCCCTGGCGGGGGCTGCGCGCGTTCACCGACGCACGTATCGGGCTGGGGCGGGCGGGCATCAGTCTGCCTACGCGCCGCCTGCTGGAGTTCCAGCTTGCCCATGCCCAGGCCAAGGACGCGGTTCATCTGCCGCTGGACGTCGATGCGCTGTGTGAAGCGCTCGACGAGGCGGCGCTGGCGGGCGTGGACGACGCCCCGATTCGACTGCATAGCCGTGCCGAGGATCGTACGGCGTATTTGCAGCGCCCGGATCACGGTCGCCGGCTGGACGAGGCCTCGTGCGAGCGCCTGGCCTCACACACGGGCCAGGCCGAGACGCGGCGGGATCTTGCCCTGGTCGTGGTCGATGGACTGTCGTCGCTGGGGGTACAGAACAATGCCGTGCCGTTTCTGCGCGTCTTCTGTGAGGCGCTGGCCGCGGACACGAACCACGATTGGCACCTGGCCCCGTTGGCCGTGGTGGAACAGGGGCGGGTCGCAATCGGTGACGAGATCGGAAGTCTGCTCAACGCCGATGCGGTGATCGTGCTGATCGGCGAACGACCGGGGCTGAGTTCGCCTGACAGTCTCGGGCTGTATATGACCTGGAATCCGACAATCGGCACGACAGATGCATATCGAAACTGCATCTCGAACATCCGGCCGGCCGGATTGTCCGCGGATCAGGCCAGCGAGCGTGCGTTATACCTTCTGAGTGAAGCACGAACGCGTGATCTGTCGGGCGTAGAGCTCAAGGATCGCAGCGATGAGGATGTCATCGAACACGACGAAGGGACGGGCAATTTTCTGATTTCCTGA
- a CDS encoding ethanolamine ammonia-lyase subunit EutB, whose product MKKYRYTLGERTYGYRDLADVMAKATPARSGDRLAGVIAETAEERVVAQMVLEELPLKTFLDEALVPYEDDEITRLIFDDHDAAAFAPISHLTVGDFRNWLLADATTPAVLQQVRSGITPEMAAAVAKIMRNQDLILVAQKSPVQTAFRNTIGQPGRMSTRLQPNHPTDDATGIAASILDGLLYGNGDAVIGINPATDNVAQSVRLMRLLDDVIRKYEIPTQSCVLTHVSNTLEAIEQGAPVDLVFQSIGGTEATNRSFGFGLADLAEARSAALSLGRGTIGDNVMYFETGQGSSLSADAHHGLDQQTCEARAYAVARKFEPLLVNTVVGFIGPEYLFDGKEIIRAGLEDHFCGKLMGVPMGCDVCYTNHAEADQNDMDTLLTLLGVAGCNFVMGIPGSDDIMLNYQTTSFHDALYVRRALGLRPAPEFEQWLADTRIFSDIDRHELNDSVPALFDNALARLPAEAQDG is encoded by the coding sequence ATGAAGAAATACCGCTACACGCTCGGCGAGCGAACCTACGGGTATCGAGACCTGGCGGACGTGATGGCCAAGGCAACGCCGGCTCGATCCGGCGACCGGTTGGCCGGGGTCATAGCCGAGACCGCCGAAGAGCGTGTCGTGGCCCAGATGGTGCTGGAAGAGTTGCCGCTCAAGACGTTCCTCGACGAGGCCCTGGTTCCCTACGAGGATGATGAGATCACGCGCCTGATCTTCGATGATCACGATGCCGCCGCATTCGCGCCGATCTCCCATCTGACCGTCGGCGATTTCCGCAACTGGTTGCTTGCCGATGCGACCACGCCGGCCGTACTGCAGCAGGTACGCAGCGGCATCACCCCTGAAATGGCGGCTGCGGTAGCCAAAATCATGCGCAACCAGGATCTGATTCTGGTCGCCCAGAAATCTCCCGTGCAGACGGCGTTCCGCAATACCATCGGCCAGCCGGGGCGCATGTCGACCCGCTTGCAACCCAATCACCCGACCGACGACGCCACCGGCATCGCGGCGAGCATTCTCGACGGGTTGCTCTATGGCAACGGTGACGCGGTGATCGGCATCAATCCGGCAACCGACAACGTCGCGCAGTCGGTGCGTCTTATGCGGCTGCTGGACGACGTCATACGTAAATACGAGATCCCCACGCAGTCCTGTGTGTTGACGCATGTCAGCAATACCCTCGAGGCGATCGAGCAGGGCGCGCCGGTCGACCTCGTGTTCCAGTCGATCGGGGGCACCGAGGCCACAAACCGCAGCTTCGGCTTTGGCCTGGCCGATCTAGCCGAGGCCCGTTCGGCTGCACTTTCGCTGGGCCGGGGCACGATCGGCGACAACGTGATGTACTTCGAGACCGGCCAGGGCAGCTCGCTATCGGCCGATGCCCACCACGGGCTCGACCAGCAGACCTGCGAAGCACGGGCCTATGCCGTGGCCCGCAAGTTCGAGCCACTGCTCGTGAACACGGTAGTGGGCTTCATCGGCCCGGAATATCTGTTCGACGGCAAGGAGATCATTCGGGCCGGACTGGAAGACCACTTCTGCGGCAAGCTCATGGGCGTGCCGATGGGCTGCGACGTCTGTTACACAAACCATGCCGAAGCCGATCAGAACGATATGGACACGCTGCTGACGCTGCTGGGCGTCGCGGGCTGCAATTTCGTCATGGGCATCCCTGGATCGGACGACATCATGCTCAACTACCAGACGACCTCCTTCCATGATGCCCTGTACGTTCGACGCGCACTCGGGCTGCGCCCGGCGCCGGAGTTCGAGCAGTGGCTGGCGGACACGCGCATATTCAGCGATATCGATCGCCATGAGCTCAACGATAGCGTGCCGGCGTTGTTCGATAATGCGCTGGCTCGGCTGCCCGCGGAGGCCCAGGATGGTTGA
- a CDS encoding aminotransferase class V-fold PLP-dependent enzyme, whose translation MSLHERYGLTPVINAAGTYTPLGVSRSPELVQKRVAQALGEFFVIDELEDLVSRALAGYSGAESGAVCHCVAAGLSLSVAATMSGVDAERIAALPDTTGMANGVVIPAGHCVDYGHPITTAVRLAGARPVIVGSEAGCEIGELEQALAQPDTACLLIVASRLVRGAPIDLAAAVAAAHRAGVPAIVDGAAQDRQISKLVATGADLVLVSAHKYLASPTAGVVVGTAPLVAAVRAQGRGIGRAMKPTKEALVGVLAALEARAAEPDVEWQRVQRAKIDRFVAGIADLPGVVDVSLLPDAGGMPVDRVRLQLDDTQQRDAAAAVCAALAGDRPSIRMMTHELGQARLVFELVPLRAVEIDTIIERLGIVLTRMFADTGGSVSAGSPH comes from the coding sequence ATGTCCCTACATGAACGTTACGGGTTGACCCCGGTGATCAATGCAGCCGGAACCTATACGCCGCTGGGCGTGTCGCGCTCGCCTGAGCTGGTTCAAAAGCGTGTTGCACAAGCGCTCGGCGAATTCTTCGTGATCGACGAGCTGGAAGACCTCGTCAGTCGCGCACTCGCCGGATACAGCGGTGCCGAGTCGGGTGCCGTGTGCCACTGCGTGGCTGCCGGTCTGTCGCTTTCGGTCGCAGCCACGATGAGCGGCGTCGATGCCGAACGGATTGCGGCATTGCCCGATACCACGGGCATGGCAAACGGCGTAGTGATACCGGCCGGCCATTGTGTCGACTATGGTCATCCGATCACGACCGCCGTGCGGTTGGCCGGGGCCCGTCCGGTGATCGTTGGTAGTGAAGCCGGCTGCGAGATAGGTGAACTCGAGCAGGCCCTGGCACAGCCCGACACGGCCTGTCTGCTCATCGTGGCCTCGCGCCTCGTCCGCGGCGCACCCATCGATCTTGCGGCCGCCGTGGCAGCGGCACATCGCGCCGGGGTTCCGGCGATCGTCGATGGGGCGGCGCAAGACCGGCAGATCAGCAAGCTGGTTGCAACCGGGGCCGATCTGGTGCTCGTCAGCGCGCACAAATATCTGGCGTCGCCGACGGCCGGCGTGGTGGTCGGTACGGCACCGCTGGTGGCCGCGGTACGTGCCCAGGGCCGCGGTATCGGACGCGCCATGAAGCCGACCAAGGAAGCGCTTGTAGGCGTGCTGGCTGCGCTGGAAGCACGTGCCGCCGAGCCGGATGTCGAATGGCAGCGCGTTCAAAGGGCCAAGATCGATCGGTTTGTTGCCGGCATCGCCGACCTGCCAGGCGTCGTCGATGTCTCGCTGTTGCCCGACGCGGGCGGGATGCCGGTCGATCGGGTCCGGCTGCAGCTGGACGACACGCAGCAGCGGGATGCCGCCGCGGCTGTTTGTGCCGCGCTGGCTGGCGACCGGCCGTCGATCCGCATGATGACCCACGAGCTCGGCCAGGCCCGTCTGGTTTTCGAGCTGGTGCCACTGAGGGCAGTCGAGATCGATACGATCATCGAGCGACTGGGCATCGTGCTGACCCGGATGTTTGCCGATACGGGTGGATCGGTATCGGCCGGATCACCACACTAG
- a CDS encoding DUF4019 domain-containing protein, giving the protein MKPIVGLVIVACLVCSGSAAFAQNDTAAADSTSETPQTRSIAGQPLTPRALAAALSTVNALLGEMNDGQSAPGYDLLAPSAQETETQAQWNSLFTELHDAAGARKRSTFGFALRTDQLPNARPGEYVVIGLNSDFEKASLAETIILTDVNGRYLISGYHFQNRSPTVSQP; this is encoded by the coding sequence ATGAAGCCCATCGTCGGTCTTGTCATCGTGGCCTGTCTGGTCTGTAGCGGCAGTGCGGCTTTTGCGCAAAACGATACCGCGGCTGCAGACAGCACGTCGGAAACACCACAGACGCGTTCGATCGCGGGTCAACCGTTGACCCCGCGTGCGCTCGCCGCCGCCTTGAGCACGGTCAATGCGCTGCTCGGCGAGATGAACGACGGCCAGAGTGCGCCGGGTTACGACCTGCTCGCGCCATCGGCCCAGGAAACGGAAACCCAGGCGCAGTGGAACAGCCTGTTCACCGAACTGCACGATGCCGCCGGTGCGCGCAAACGCAGCACGTTCGGCTTTGCGCTGCGTACCGACCAGTTACCCAATGCGCGCCCCGGTGAATATGTGGTGATCGGCCTGAACAGCGATTTCGAAAAAGCCAGCCTCGCCGAGACGATTATCCTTACCGATGTGAATGGCCGGTATCTGATTTCCGGTTACCACTTCCAGAACCGAAGCCCGACGGTGTCACAGCCGTAA
- a CDS encoding xanthine dehydrogenase family protein subunit M produces the protein MREFSYSRADSADHAVKTHAGQPAAYLAGGTTLIDLVKLDVMQPERLVDVNRLPLDDIEPTPDGGLKIGAMVRNTALAYDTTVQRDYTVLSEALLQGASRQLRNRATTGGNVMQRVRCSYFRDGVSPCNKREPGSGCSAIEGHNREVFAVLGTSAHCIASHPSDMCVAMAAIGATVHVQGDQGSREIDFTDFHRLPGDTPHIEHALDADELITHISLDAPIAGAGSTYIKLRDRTSYQFALASCAAIVALDGDRIGSARIALGGVGTKPWRCTEAEAALVGQPATEAAFKQAAELAMAGATPYKHNAFKIPLGRKAIVRALRDAAARSQGETA, from the coding sequence ATGCGAGAATTCAGTTACAGCCGAGCCGACAGTGCCGACCACGCGGTCAAGACCCATGCCGGCCAGCCGGCGGCCTATCTGGCCGGCGGTACCACGCTCATCGATCTGGTCAAGCTCGACGTCATGCAGCCCGAGCGGCTGGTCGACGTCAATCGACTGCCACTCGACGACATCGAGCCGACACCGGACGGCGGGTTGAAGATCGGCGCGATGGTGCGCAACACCGCGCTCGCCTACGACACCACCGTCCAACGGGACTACACGGTACTTTCGGAGGCTCTGCTGCAAGGTGCATCGCGCCAGCTGCGCAATCGGGCAACCACCGGTGGCAACGTGATGCAGCGTGTACGCTGTTCCTATTTCAGGGACGGCGTCTCGCCCTGTAACAAACGCGAGCCCGGCAGCGGCTGCTCGGCGATTGAAGGCCATAATCGCGAAGTGTTCGCGGTTCTGGGTACCAGCGCCCATTGTATTGCGAGCCATCCGTCCGACATGTGCGTGGCCATGGCCGCGATTGGTGCAACGGTGCATGTACAGGGTGATCAGGGTAGCCGAGAGATCGATTTCACCGACTTTCATCGTCTGCCCGGCGACACCCCGCATATCGAGCATGCGCTGGACGCCGACGAACTGATCACCCATATCAGCCTCGATGCGCCGATCGCCGGCGCCGGGTCGACGTACATCAAGCTGCGTGACCGGACGTCCTATCAGTTCGCCCTGGCCTCCTGTGCGGCCATTGTCGCCCTGGACGGCGATCGTATCGGCTCCGCCCGTATTGCGCTCGGCGGCGTCGGTACCAAGCCGTGGCGCTGTACCGAAGCCGAAGCCGCGCTGGTAGGCCAGCCGGCGACCGAGGCGGCTTTCAAGCAGGCTGCCGAGCTGGCCATGGCTGGTGCCACCCCGTACAAGCACAACGCATTCAAGATTCCGCTGGGCCGCAAGGCGATCGTGCGCGCACTGCGCGATGCCGCCGCACGCAGCCAAGGAGAAACGGCATGA
- a CDS encoding xanthine dehydrogenase family protein molybdopterin-binding subunit — MSNPIIGAALPRIEGPDKLTGRARYAADFHPQDMTYAYGVFSTISNGRIVSIDTAAAMKCPGVIEIFHHDNFPALHHSPGKFPEENVVDEKRIPFEDDVVYHSGQFVALVVADTFEHARAAAYRVKVDYDSQAATANLAQAIESGSSTHANDSERGDPEGAYDSAAHRIDAVYTTPVETHNPMEMHATTAQWVGDRLVVHDSTQGVIFTRNTLSKVFDLDPSQLEVHADFIGSGFGGKLWVWPHCVATCAAARELGRPVQLMLPRQQMFTTVGHRPETRQHVRLAADDQGKLASIRHETINSTSPLGTVVEACGGSTEGLYDCANLRISHATAITHRGTPTAMRAPGAGVGLFALESAMDELAAELGIDPLELRRKNFTAHDQGADKPYSSNHLLECYDRAAESFGWSRRTAEVGSMRDGDAILGWGLAACNWDAMRNPCDARVTLRVDGTATVHCASQDIGTGTYTILAQIAAHELGLPVERIKVMIGDSTFPHGPISGGSWATATLLPAVAEAARAAIKKIKEYAADPTGPLAGTKKKELVYEQGMIKDGNGKAVSIADVLKPQSLVSAMGEAHTGGAPDSGYSFGSFGVHFVEVAWEPDIARLRVRRVVSAIDAGQIINDKSARNQVEGAVVMGLGSALFEATEYDARNGKPVNNNYAEYLVPVNADMPDLEVILLDHPDYELNEFGARGIGEIGLTGMQAAVANAVYHATGKRVRDLPITLDKLMDDD, encoded by the coding sequence ATGAGCAACCCCATCATCGGCGCGGCGTTGCCGCGCATCGAAGGCCCCGACAAGCTGACCGGCCGTGCCCGCTATGCTGCGGACTTCCATCCGCAAGACATGACGTACGCCTACGGCGTGTTCAGCACGATCTCCAACGGCCGGATCGTGTCGATCGACACGGCCGCAGCGATGAAATGTCCGGGTGTGATCGAGATTTTCCACCACGATAACTTCCCCGCGCTGCACCATTCGCCCGGCAAGTTCCCGGAAGAGAATGTAGTCGACGAGAAGCGCATCCCGTTCGAGGATGACGTGGTCTATCACAGCGGTCAGTTCGTCGCTCTGGTCGTGGCCGATACCTTCGAACATGCCCGCGCTGCGGCTTACCGGGTCAAGGTCGACTACGATAGTCAGGCCGCGACCGCCAACTTGGCGCAGGCGATCGAATCCGGGTCCAGCACGCACGCCAACGACAGCGAACGCGGCGATCCGGAAGGTGCCTATGACAGCGCCGCACACCGTATCGACGCCGTCTACACGACCCCGGTCGAGACCCATAACCCGATGGAGATGCATGCCACGACCGCCCAGTGGGTCGGCGACCGCCTCGTCGTGCACGACTCGACCCAGGGCGTGATCTTCACTCGAAACACCCTGTCCAAGGTATTCGACCTGGACCCGAGTCAACTCGAAGTCCATGCCGATTTCATCGGCTCGGGCTTCGGCGGCAAACTCTGGGTATGGCCGCACTGTGTGGCCACCTGTGCCGCGGCACGCGAGCTCGGCCGGCCGGTGCAGCTGATGCTGCCGCGTCAGCAGATGTTCACCACGGTCGGTCATCGTCCAGAGACACGCCAGCACGTACGACTGGCCGCGGACGATCAGGGCAAGCTGGCCTCGATCCGTCACGAGACGATCAACAGCACCTCGCCGCTGGGCACCGTAGTAGAGGCCTGTGGCGGCTCTACCGAAGGTCTGTACGACTGTGCCAATCTGCGCATCAGCCATGCCACGGCGATCACCCACCGGGGTACGCCCACCGCGATGCGCGCGCCGGGTGCCGGGGTGGGACTGTTTGCGCTTGAATCGGCCATGGATGAACTCGCCGCCGAACTCGGCATCGACCCGCTGGAGCTGCGACGCAAGAACTTCACGGCTCACGATCAGGGCGCGGACAAGCCCTATTCCAGCAACCATCTGCTGGAATGCTACGACCGCGCCGCGGAATCGTTCGGCTGGAGCCGCCGCACGGCCGAGGTCGGTTCCATGCGGGATGGCGATGCCATCCTCGGCTGGGGACTGGCCGCCTGCAACTGGGATGCCATGCGCAATCCTTGCGATGCGCGCGTGACCCTGCGCGTCGACGGAACTGCGACCGTCCACTGTGCGAGCCAGGATATCGGTACCGGCACGTACACCATTCTGGCCCAGATCGCGGCCCACGAGCTCGGCCTGCCGGTCGAGCGGATCAAGGTCATGATCGGCGACTCCACGTTCCCGCACGGCCCGATCTCCGGCGGCTCATGGGCGACGGCTACGCTGTTGCCGGCCGTCGCCGAGGCCGCACGAGCCGCGATCAAAAAGATCAAGGAATATGCCGCGGATCCGACCGGTCCGCTGGCCGGCACGAAGAAAAAGGAGCTGGTCTACGAGCAGGGCATGATCAAGGACGGCAACGGTAAGGCGGTATCCATTGCCGACGTGCTCAAGCCACAGTCGTTGGTCAGCGCCATGGGCGAAGCGCATACCGGCGGTGCGCCCGACAGCGGTTACTCCTTCGGCTCGTTCGGGGTGCATTTCGTGGAAGTCGCATGGGAGCCCGATATTGCCCGTCTGCGCGTTCGACGCGTGGTCAGCGCCATCGATGCCGGCCAGATCATCAACGACAAGTCGGCGCGTAATCAGGTCGAAGGCGCCGTGGTGATGGGTCTGGGTTCGGCGCTGTTCGAAGCTACCGAGTACGACGCCCGCAACGGCAAGCCCGTCAACAACAACTATGCCGAGTATCTGGTACCGGTCAACGCCGACATGCCGGACCTGGAGGTGATTCTGCTCGACCACCCCGACTATGAGCTCAACGAGTTCGGCGCCCGCGGTATCGGCGAAATCGGGCTCACCGGCATGCAGGCCGCCGTCGCCAACGCGGTCTACCACGCCACCGGCAAGCGGGTGCGCGATCTGCCGATCACGCTCGATAAACTCATGGACGACGACTGA
- a CDS encoding STAS/SEC14 domain-containing protein yields the protein MLQTIDFPADHDAVVALELDGEIGDRDFEQVLAAVEARLRQCDTLRLYVEVRSLGKVSPQTVVKDLRAAVKHWNRFDKLALVTDISAIRTAIGTASRFMPGIELEAFDFHHRESARQWIIA from the coding sequence ATGCTCCAGACAATCGACTTTCCCGCCGATCATGATGCTGTCGTCGCGCTCGAACTCGACGGCGAAATCGGCGATCGCGACTTCGAACAGGTACTCGCCGCGGTCGAGGCTCGTTTACGCCAGTGCGACACGCTCCGCCTGTATGTCGAAGTCCGATCGCTGGGCAAGGTATCGCCACAGACGGTCGTCAAGGACCTCCGGGCCGCCGTCAAGCATTGGAATCGGTTCGACAAACTCGCGCTGGTCACCGATATCTCCGCTATCAGAACCGCCATCGGCACGGCCAGCCGATTCATGCCCGGGATCGAGCTTGAAGCCTTCGATTTCCACCACCGCGAATCGGCCCGTCAATGGATCATCGCGTGA
- the dctP gene encoding TRAP transporter substrate-binding protein DctP gives MKRRQFIAGAAGAAAAASTVFSPLTIAKNKTFKLDMVTSWPTSLDTLFGTAQYIGKALETATDGDVKVEVFPAGAQVGGLEVFDSVSSGAFAMGHTASYYYIGKDPAHAFFTAMPFGLTGDQQDAWLMSGGGEDLWNELNAPSNLIAFTAGNTGGQTGGWFNKEINSPADLKGLKMRFPGVGGQILGRAGVNIQNLPGGDVYFALDRGVIDAADWVSPYDDEILQLHKAAKYYYMPSWAEPGATLGLYLNHDIFKDLPKDIRETIPVVAHAANARMFAEYTAQNGPALKRLIDGGAEVRTFPASVLDLLSKYNDEIQAEHVEKNAMYAKIHKQWSGFRDNVRAWTNVSQYNYLRYINGDLK, from the coding sequence ATGAAACGTCGCCAATTCATCGCCGGCGCCGCGGGCGCGGCCGCCGCTGCCAGCACCGTCTTTTCCCCGCTGACCATTGCCAAGAACAAGACCTTCAAGCTGGACATGGTCACCTCGTGGCCGACTTCGCTGGACACCCTGTTCGGTACGGCCCAGTACATCGGCAAGGCGCTGGAAACCGCCACCGACGGCGATGTGAAGGTCGAGGTGTTCCCGGCCGGTGCGCAGGTCGGCGGTCTCGAGGTGTTCGACAGCGTGTCCAGCGGCGCGTTCGCCATGGGTCACACGGCCTCCTATTACTATATCGGCAAGGATCCGGCACACGCTTTTTTCACCGCCATGCCCTTCGGCCTCACCGGCGATCAGCAGGATGCCTGGTTGATGTCCGGCGGCGGTGAGGATTTATGGAACGAACTCAACGCGCCCAGCAATCTGATCGCGTTCACCGCCGGCAACACCGGCGGCCAGACCGGCGGCTGGTTCAACAAGGAAATCAACTCGCCCGCCGATCTGAAAGGCTTGAAGATGCGTTTCCCGGGTGTCGGGGGGCAGATTCTCGGCCGTGCGGGTGTGAACATTCAGAATCTGCCGGGCGGCGACGTCTACTTCGCACTGGATCGCGGTGTGATCGACGCCGCCGACTGGGTCAGCCCCTACGACGACGAGATTCTGCAGCTGCACAAGGCGGCCAAGTACTACTACATGCCGAGCTGGGCTGAACCGGGCGCAACCCTTGGGCTGTATCTGAACCACGACATTTTCAAGGATCTGCCCAAGGACATCCGTGAAACCATTCCGGTCGTGGCCCACGCAGCCAACGCCCGCATGTTCGCCGAGTACACCGCTCAGAATGGTCCGGCCCTCAAGCGGCTAATCGACGGCGGCGCCGAGGTGCGCACTTTCCCCGCGTCCGTGCTTGATCTGTTGTCCAAGTACAACGACGAGATCCAGGCCGAGCACGTCGAAAAGAATGCAATGTACGCCAAGATCCACAAGCAGTGGTCCGGCTTTCGCGACAACGTCCGCGCCTGGACCAACGTCAGCCAGTACAACTACCTGCGGTATATCAACGGCGACCTCAAATAG